A window of the Arachis duranensis cultivar V14167 chromosome 5, aradu.V14167.gnm2.J7QH, whole genome shotgun sequence genome harbors these coding sequences:
- the LOC107488151 gene encoding probable E3 ubiquitin-protein ligase RHB1A isoform X2: MGGCCCCSSKDTDSAQNTYYYYPRVSEEHVPLSSNHGAASVFAGGLLVDTNLDTSIPDTYTPPPAPAPFNVTLGPNPTLPVAREICADKTNASAAGANHEASAKLEELKESAGLKVQTDLELRKLSMMQRIQNSLQSVIIISTLHAFWNGWKEAKLVLYVIRIWFWTLSFTEDIANFVQACCRL; encoded by the exons ATGGGTGGTTGCTGTTGCTGTTCTTCCAAGGACACTGATTCTGCTCAAAATACCTACTATTAC TACCCGAGAGTATCAGAGGAGCATGTTCCGTTATCATCCAATCATGGTGCTGCGTCTGTTTTTGCTGGAGGTCTGTTAGTTGATACTAACCTAGATACTTCAATTCCTGATACTTATACACCACCTCCTGCTCCTGCACCTTTCAATGTTACATTAGGTCCCAATCCAACTCTACCTGTAGCCAGAGAAATTTGTGCTGACAAAACTAATGCATCAGCTGCTGGGGCAAATCATGAGGCCTCGGCTAAGTTGGAAGAGCTGAAGGAATCAGCAGGGCTCAAAGTTCAGACCGACCTAGAACTACGAAAACTG AGTATGATGCAGAGAATCCAAAACTCACTACAAAGTGTGATCATTATTTCCACCTTGCATGCATTCTGGAATGGATGGAAAGAAGCGAAACTTGTCCTGTATGTGATCAG GATATGGTTTTGGACCCTCTCATTCACTGAAGACATCGCCAACTTTGTTCAAGCATGCTGTAGATTGTAG
- the LOC107488151 gene encoding probable E3 ubiquitin-protein ligase RHB1A isoform X3, producing MGGCCCCSSKDTDSAQNTYYYYPRVSEEHVPLSSNHGAASVFAGGPNPTLPVAREICADKTNASAAGANHEASAKLEELKESAGLKVQTDLELRKLVEPIILEEEEDVCPICLEEYDAENPKLTTKCDHYFHLACILEWMERSETCPVCDQDMVLDPLIH from the exons ATGGGTGGTTGCTGTTGCTGTTCTTCCAAGGACACTGATTCTGCTCAAAATACCTACTATTAC TACCCGAGAGTATCAGAGGAGCATGTTCCGTTATCATCCAATCATGGTGCTGCGTCTGTTTTTGCTGGAG GTCCCAATCCAACTCTACCTGTAGCCAGAGAAATTTGTGCTGACAAAACTAATGCATCAGCTGCTGGGGCAAATCATGAGGCCTCGGCTAAGTTGGAAGAGCTGAAGGAATCAGCAGGGCTCAAAGTTCAGACCGACCTAGAACTACGAAAACTGGTAGAACCTATCATTTtagaggaagaggaggatgTGTGCCCAATTTGTTTAGAAG AGTATGATGCAGAGAATCCAAAACTCACTACAAAGTGTGATCATTATTTCCACCTTGCATGCATTCTGGAATGGATGGAAAGAAGCGAAACTTGTCCTGTATGTGATCAG GATATGGTTTTGGACCCTCTCATTCACTGA
- the LOC107488151 gene encoding probable E3 ubiquitin-protein ligase RHB1A isoform X1 yields the protein MGGCCCCSSKDTDSAQNTYYYYPRVSEEHVPLSSNHGAASVFAGGLLVDTNLDTSIPDTYTPPPAPAPFNVTLGPNPTLPVAREICADKTNASAAGANHEASAKLEELKESAGLKVQTDLELRKLVEPIILEEEEDVCPICLEEYDAENPKLTTKCDHYFHLACILEWMERSETCPVCDQDMVLDPLIH from the exons ATGGGTGGTTGCTGTTGCTGTTCTTCCAAGGACACTGATTCTGCTCAAAATACCTACTATTAC TACCCGAGAGTATCAGAGGAGCATGTTCCGTTATCATCCAATCATGGTGCTGCGTCTGTTTTTGCTGGAGGTCTGTTAGTTGATACTAACCTAGATACTTCAATTCCTGATACTTATACACCACCTCCTGCTCCTGCACCTTTCAATGTTACATTAGGTCCCAATCCAACTCTACCTGTAGCCAGAGAAATTTGTGCTGACAAAACTAATGCATCAGCTGCTGGGGCAAATCATGAGGCCTCGGCTAAGTTGGAAGAGCTGAAGGAATCAGCAGGGCTCAAAGTTCAGACCGACCTAGAACTACGAAAACTGGTAGAACCTATCATTTtagaggaagaggaggatgTGTGCCCAATTTGTTTAGAAG AGTATGATGCAGAGAATCCAAAACTCACTACAAAGTGTGATCATTATTTCCACCTTGCATGCATTCTGGAATGGATGGAAAGAAGCGAAACTTGTCCTGTATGTGATCAG GATATGGTTTTGGACCCTCTCATTCACTGA
- the LOC107488268 gene encoding uncharacterized protein LOC107488268 — MMDIEEESPMSGSLKAMTLRNMSSSSSAFFSANQSPFFSPRSPSLIPDAAPGPSNRVVHLDAASPSTSSIIQEPKFDVNVGCTFPDASGNSGDLQKLDRISSSVGKSSSSISSSCYHRDDRYFAKKERRDKKDRCHRTSSIPDSTSCSSYRLRNCDVFIGLHGSKPPFVRFVNWLRAELELQGISCFVSDRARCRSSRKLGIVERAMNAASFGIVIITNKSFKNPYTIEELHFFSSKKNLVPIYFDLSPADCLVRDIIEKRGELWEKHGGELWLMYEGLEQEWRDAVHGLSRVDEPKLEAQDGNWRDCILRAVTLIAMRLGRRSVGENLTKWREKIEKEEFPFTRNESFIGRKKELSELEFMLFGDVSGDAEKDYIELKAKPRRKNVTIGWGKSNMLDEREKHAGNGCKKQKEPVVWKESEKEIEMQHYHSRLKRGKYARRKRGRNMLCGKGIACVSGDAGIGKTELILEFAYRFHQRYKMILWIGGEGRYIRQNYLNLRSFLEVDVGIENSLDKNRIKGFEEQEITAISRVRKELMRNIPYLVIIDNLESEKDWWDHKLAVMDLLPRFGGETHVIISTRLPCIMNLEPLKLSYLSGVEALSLMLGIGKDYPVTEVDALRTIEEKLGRLTLGLAIVSAILSELPITPTRLLETINRMPLKEMSWSGKEDRWWRKNTFLVQLFEVCFSIFDHADGPRSLATRMVLASGWFAPGAIPVSLLAVAANKIPEKCQGRCLFRKLLQALTCGFTSSYIKKSELEASSLLLRFSIARSSTKEGYIQFNELIKVYARKRDVPGAAQAMIQAVIIQGSIAQTLDHLWAACFLLFGFGRDPVVVELKVSELLYLVKRMVLPLAIHTFITYSRCTAALELLRLCTNALEAADQAFVTPVDKCLQKSLCWRSVQTNAQLNPSLWEELALCRATVLETRAKLMLRGAQFDIGEDLIKKAVFIRTSICGEHHPDTISARETLRKLPRLISNVQVHASTT; from the coding sequence ATGATGGATATTGAAGAAGAGAGCCCCATGTCTGGGTCCTTAAAAGCCATGACTCTAAGGAATATGTCATCTTCATCTTCAGCATTCTTTTCAGCAAACCAGTCACCCTTCTTCTCTCCAAGATCACCATCACTCATACCTGATGCTGCTCCAGGTCCAAGTAATAGGGTGGTTCATTTGGATGCTGCTTCCCCTAGCACCAGTTCCATCATTCAAGAACCAAAGTTTGATGTAAATGTTGGATGCACCTTCCCAGATGCATCTGGTAACTCAGGTGATTTGCAAAAACTTGATCGGATATCTTCCTCAGTTGGCAAATCTAGCAGTAGCATATCTAGTTCATGCTATCACCGGGATGATCGATATTTtgcaaagaaagagagaagagataagaAAGATAGATGTCATAGAACTTCATCCATTCCAGATTCTACATCATGTTCTTCTTATAGATTAAGGAATTGTGATGTTTTCATTGGATTACATGGCTCAAAACCTCCTTTTGTAAGATTTGTTAATTGGCTTCGTGCTGAATTAGAACTTCAAGGAATCAGTTGCTTTGTATCAGACAGGGCTCGATGTAGGAGCTCTCGCAAACTTGGCATTGTGGAGAGAGCCATGAATGCTGCTTCTTTTGGGATAGTGATTATAACAAACAAGTCTTTCAAGAATCCTTACACTATTGAGGAGCTGCATTTCTTTTCTAGCAAGAAGAATTTGGTTCCAATATACTTTGATTTGAGTCCAGCCGATTGTCTTGTCCGGGACATAATTGAAAAGAGGGGTGAGCTGTGGGAAAAACATGGAGGTGAACTTTGGCTTATGTATGAAGGATTGGAACAGGAGTGGCGAGATGCCGTGCACGGCCTCTCTCGGGTTGATGAACCGAAACTGGAAGCGCAGGATGGAAACTGGAGAGATTGCATACTCAGAGCTGTCACATTAATAGCAATGAGGTTGGGTAGGAGAAGTGTTGGTGAGAATTTGACTAAGTGgagagaaaaaatagaaaaagaggaGTTCCCTTTCACCAGAAATGAGAGTTTTATTGGGAGAAAGAAAGAGCTTTCAGAACTGGAGTTTATGCTTTTTGGAGATGTCTCTGGAGATGCAGAGAAGGACTACATTGAACTTAAGGCTAAACCAAGAAGAAAGAATGTGACAATTGGTTGGGGCAAGAGTAATATGCTAGATGAAAGGGAAAAGCATGCAGGAAATGGCTGCAAGAAACAGAAAGAGCCAGTTGTATGGAAGGAGTCAGAGAAAGAGATTGAAATGCAGCACTACCATTCAAGGCTCAAGCGTGGAAAGTATGCTAGAAGGAAAAGGGGAAGGAATATGTTGTGTGGGAAAGGTATTGCATGTGTTTCAGGGGATGCAGGAATTGGTAAAACAGAACTCATTCTTGAATTTGCTTACAGATTTCATCAGAGATACAAGATGATTTTATGGATAGGAGGGGAAGGCAGATATATAAGGCAAAACTACCTTAACCTCAGGTCTTTTTTGGAAGTTGATGTGGGAATTGAGAACAGTTTGGATAAAAATAGGATCAAAGGCTTTGAAGAGCAGGAGATCACAGCGATTTCTAGAGTTCGAAAAGAGCTGATGAGGAACATTCCATATCTTGTGATAATTGATAACTTGGAGAGCGAAAAAGATTGGTGGGATCACAAACTTGCTGTCATGGATCTTCTCCCTCGCTTTGGTGGCGAAACACATGTGATCATATCGACACGCCTTCCTTGCATCATGAACTTGGAACCTTTGAAGCTCTCATACTTATCAGGAGTTGAAGCATTGTCTCTAATGCTAGGTATTGGCAAGGACTATCCAGTTACAGAGGTTGATGCTCTGAGGACTATTGAGGAGAAACTTGGAAGATTAACATTAGGCCTTGCCATTGTGAGTGCAATTTTGTCTGAACTACCAATAACCCCAACCAGGCTTCTAGAAACCATAAACAGAATGCCTCTGAAGGAAATGTCGTGGAGCGGAAAAGAAGACCGGTGGTGGAGGAAGAACACATTTCTTGTGCAGCTTTTCGAAGTTTGTTTCTCCATTTTTGATCATGCAGATGGCCCAAGAAGCTTGGCAACCAGAATGGTGCTGGCAAGTGGATGGTTTGCTCCTGGTGCAATTCCAGTTTCCTTATTGGCAGTAGCAGCTAACAAGATACCAGAAAAGTGCCAGGGCAGATGCTTGTTTAGAAAGTTACTCCAAGCCTTAACTTGTGGATTCACATCCTCATACATCAAAAAATCAGAATTAGAAGCATCTTCTTTGCTGTTAAGATTTAGCATTGCAAGAAGTAGCACTAAGGAAGGTTACATCCAATTCAATGAGCTCATCAAAGTATATGCCAGGAAAAGAGATGTTCCTGGAGCTGCACAAGCAATGATTCAAGCTGTCATCATTCAAGGATCAATAGCACAAACTCTTGACCATTTATGGGCCGCCTGTTTTCTGTTATTTGGATTCGGCCGCGATCCGGTAGTTGTTGAGCTCAAGGTGTCTGAGCTTTTATATCTTGTCAAAAGAATGGTTCTGCCTCTTGCCATTCACACATTCATCACTTATTCTCGCTGCACGGCGGCTCTTGAGCTTCTCCGGCTCTGCACCAATGCCTTGGAAGCTGCGGACCAAGCATTCGTTACCCCGGTGGACAAGTGCCTCCAGAAATCGCTTTGTTGGAGGTCTGTCCAGACTAATGCTCAGTTGAATCCTTCTCTTTGGGAAGAACTGGCTTTGTGTAGAGCCACTGTTCTTGAAACTAGAGCTAAGCTAATGCTAAGAGGTGCTCAGTTTGATATTGGAGAGGATCTAATCAAGAAGGCTGTTTTCATCAGAACTTCAATTTGTGGTGAGCATCATCCAGATACTATATCTGCTCGTGAAACATTAAGAAAACTCCCCAGGCTTATTTCTAATGTCCAAGTTCATGCTTCAACTACTTAG